Proteins encoded within one genomic window of Fusarium musae strain F31 chromosome 4, whole genome shotgun sequence:
- a CDS encoding hypothetical protein (EggNog:ENOG41), translating into MSGPFSSPFGENSNPFGTDRGKRTNNAIHAVAEEDENDTITSPTNPRFGASPNSASMFSGPFGGGFGGDSSSEAPPSGTLPNPDSYPAQYNFGRRTSVSAESLKPSADSYDNWSPPFHEKSADQLERLKRAIEGNFLFSHLEDEQSAQILGALVEKPIPAKGIKVISQGDAGDYFYVVEKGSFDVYVNPSGSLQPGPDGMGNQVGNIQAGGSFGELALMYNAPRAATVVSAESGCTVWALDRVTFRRILMESTFARRRMYESFLEEVPLLASLNPYERSKIADALETKKFAAGEVIINEGDPGHAFYLLESGEADAYIGQPDNKVRHYKKGDYFGELALLNDAPRAASIVATSPVKVGSLGKNAFQRLLGPVEGILRRTKYQGVATGVEEMDPLHTG; encoded by the exons ATGTCTGGGCCCTTTTCCAGCCCCTTTGGGGAGAACAGCAACCCTTTTGGGACAGACAGGGGAAAGAGGACGAACAACGCAATTCATGCTGttgccgaagaagatgagaacgaTACCATCACATCTCCTACAAACCCTCGATTTGGGGCTTCACCAAACTCCGCCTCCATGTTCTCTGGCCCTTTCGGTGGTGGCTTTGGGGGTGACTCTTCATCTGAGGCACCTCCATCGGGTACCCTCCCAAACCCCGATAGCTACCCTGCTCAGTACAATTTTGGTCGCCGAACATCAGTCTCTGCCGAATCTCTGAAGCCAAGTGCTGATTCATATGACAATTGGTCACCACCTTTTCACGAGAAGTCTGCGGACCAGCTTGAGCGTCTTAAACGTGCTATTGAAGGAAACTTTCTTTTCAGCCATCTCGAGGATGAACAGAGCGCCCAGATCCTCGGTGCTCTTGTTGAAAAGCCGATACCAGCTAAAGGTATCAAG GTTATTAGCCAAGGTGATGCGGGGGATTATTTTTATGTCGTCGAGAAGGGATCTTTCGACGTATATGTCAATCCTAGTGGTTCGCTTCAACCCGGTCCGGATGGCATGGGTAACCAAGTCGGCAACATTCAGGCTGGTGGTTCGTTCGGAGAACTGGCACTGATGTACAATGCGCCTCGAGCTGCGACGGTTGTCTCGGCTGAGTCCGGTTGCACTGTATGGGCACTCGATCGTGTTACCTTCCGCCGTATTCTTATGGAGTCGACGTTCGCTCGGAGACGCATGTATGAGAGCTTCCTTGAGGAAGTTCCACTTCTTGCAAGCTTGAACCCATACGAGCGCTCCAAAATTGCCGATGCCCTTGAAACAAAGAAATTTGCGGCAGGCGaggtcatcatcaacgaagGAGACCCCGGCCACGCATTCTACCTTTTGGAGAGTGGTGAGGCAGATGCTTACATTGGACAGCCTGATAACAAGGTTCGCCATTACAAGAAGGGCGATTACTTCGGCGAGCTTGCCCTGCTTAATGACGCCCCGCGAGCAGCTAGTATCGTTGCTACGTCTCCAGTCAAGGTTGGCAGTCTGGGCAAGAACGCTTTCCAGCGACTTTTGGGCCCTGTGGAGGGCATCTTACGAAGGACCAAGTATCAGGGTGTTGCAACCGGTGTCGAAGAGATGGATCCTCTCCACACCGGCTAA
- a CDS encoding hypothetical protein (EggNog:ENOG41) — MPIPPAYHESLPYVDQEPTPEALTAARDLIAAEASSQPPLPTSNPEPSFTPAMIAELERVSKSTPLAPLDLSRYEAPSPSAPPATALPAAAIAHSYLSSRLTNLELLEKWGKNAWLLGNHGLEAELQALERELAAVKREIDIVNLERQNRQNAVGAEIKTLDDTWRTGVGRVLETEVAVEELRRKIREELARRATDSQEQ, encoded by the exons ATGCCCATTCCTCCAGCGTACCACGAATCCCTTCCTT ATGTTGACCAGGAACCGACTCCCGAAGCTCTGACCGCAGCCCGTGACCTAATTGCCGCCGaagcatcttctcaacctccccTGCCGACTTCCAATCCAGAACCCTCCTTCACGCCCGCCATGATAGCCGAGCTTGAGCGCGTCTCCAAATCCACGCCCCTTGCACCGCTCGATTTAAGCCGTTACGAGGCTCCTTCTCCCAGCGCCCCTCCAGCGACCGCCCTGCCTGCTGCCGCCATCGCACATAGCTACCTCTCCTCACGTCTCACAAACCTCGAGCTTCTAGAGAAGTGGGGAAAGAACGCTTGGCTCTTAGGGAACCATGGGCTAGAGGCAGAGCTCCAGGCATTGGAGCGTGAACTTGCTGCTGTTAAGCGTGAAATCGATATCGTGAACCTAGAGAGGCAAAACAGGCAGAACGCTGTAGGGGCTGAAATCAAGACACTGGATGATACTTGGCGCACTGGCGTCGGTCGGGTGCTAGAAACTGAAGTTGCGGTTGAAGAACTTCGGAGGAAGATTCGGGAGGAGCTCGCGCGGAGGGCCACAGACAGTCAGGAGCAGTAA